One genomic segment of Arachis duranensis cultivar V14167 chromosome 4, aradu.V14167.gnm2.J7QH, whole genome shotgun sequence includes these proteins:
- the LOC107486420 gene encoding uncharacterized protein LOC107486420 — protein MESTHQPPSVILKLMGLDKVSPREPVRDKPKVLSEDYLQKVASIGVRKKRPSHQHCSLGTGTDEEMEEPEGISRVVKTIRRDKHHNPSREIGKENPYFLGTKAKCSPQQLLMDASNVNQGKLSQKDVHEHGEAGLYELLRLPKSQLDMKGDTFNSATSKANSRKEGNGVLFPSSCKNSRLANGMLQEVFYPKTMRVYPEMRETRKISRDDDFGKQSSRSFCKISENVSVQAGNATKRVLGTVPGNGTTNMNKQSRFGNVNIKTNLRCKVDGKHSRVRKVDLCGSSLIADNHRSITEDNLFEKYWGLRKSSKNSPPQKSRNQSINHNDYSETMDLRSSSEKSQSSSSFSDNNHIKENYAGLHNPTMQQCESTGLPGDNDALSHSSSASTQQDASELQEDSASSLLSGTDPDSLGSSEDSCEPSPISVLMNPSFGNKTSFNLKTSGTDVYDFSEVDDDEVFALNISSDEECGDKSVTGEYEEKKDLVGSFRSEESRDFSYLVEVLTEVGALNRSLFTDFSTWHSAECPISTSVFENLEKKFGEQKFWKRSERRLLFDRINAGLSKIMQPCSAYVPTWEKPVARRLSAELSDNMIEEEIWWMLVAQEKKAIKDSADNDMLGGEISWIELGENIEDIVREIVKLLIEDLAQEMVDSLENF, from the exons ATGGAGTCTACACACCAACCACCAagtgtaattttaaaattgatgggTCTTGATAAAGTGTCTCCCCGCGAACCTGTTCGAGATAAACCGAAAGTGCTCTCTGAAGACTACCTGCAGAAAGTTGCATCCATTGGTGTTAGAAAGAAGCGTCCATCACACCAGCATTGTTCCCTTGGAACGGGAACTGATGAAGAAATGGAAGAACCTGAGGGCATTTCTAGAGTGGTCAAAACAATAAGGAGAGATAAGCATCATAATCCGTCGAGGGAAATTGGGAAAGAAAATCCATACTTTTTGGGAACAAAGGCGAAGTGCTCGCCACAACAACTGCTTATGGATGCTTCAAATGTGAATCAGGGAAAGCTCTCGCAGAAAGATGTGCATGAACATGGAGAGGCTGGATTGTATGAACTACTTAGGCTTCCAAAATCTCAATTGGACATGAAGGGTGATACTTTCAACTCAGCTACTTCAAAGGCGAATTCTAGAAAGGAGGGAAATGGAGTTTTATTTCCGAGTTCCTGCAAAAATTCTCGTTTGGCTAATGGAATGCTCCAAGAGGTGTTTTATCCTAAAACCATGAGGGTATATCCTGAAATGAGAGAGACAAGGAAAATTTCTCGCGACGATGATTTTGGTAAGCAGAGTTCTAGATCTTTTTGTAAAATTTCGGAGAATGTTTCTGTGCAAGCTGGAAATGCTACAAAGAGAGTTTTAGGTACTGTTCCAGGGAATGGAACAACAAACATGAATAAGCAAAGTCGCTTTGGTAATGTTAACATCAAAACAAACCTCAGGTGCAAGGTTGATGGTAAGCATAGTCGTGTTAGAAAAGTGGATCTTTGTGGATCTTCACTTATTGCTGATAATCACAGATCCATCACTGAAGATAACCTTTTTGAGAAATACTGGGGTTTGAGGAAGAGTTCAAAAAATTCGCCTCCACAGAAGTCAAGGAATCAAAGTATCAACCATAATGATTATTCAGAAACTATGGACCTTAGGTCCAGCAGTGAGAAATCCcaatcttcttcctctttttcggATAATAATCATATTAAAGAGAATTATGCTGGCCTACATAATCCAACCATGCAGCAATGTGAATCAACGGGCTTACCGGGAGACAATGATGCTTTGAGTCACAGTTCATCTGCTTCAACACAACAG GATGCATCAGAACTTCAAGAAGATTCTGCATCTTCACTTTTATCTGGAACTGACCCAGACTCTCTCGGTAGCTCTGAGGATTCCTGCGAACCAAGTCCGATTTCAGTCCTAATGAACCCCTCATTTGGAAACAAAACTTCATTTAATTTGAAGACTTCTGGCACTGATGTATATG acttctctgaggttgatgatgatgaagtaTTTGCCTTGAATATTTCAAGTGATGAAGAGTGTGGAGATAAATCTGTTACTGGTGAatatgaagagaagaaagacTTAGTAGGATCATTCAGATCCGAGGAGAGTCGAGATTTCTCCTATCTTGTTGAGGTGTTAACCGAGGTGGGTGCTTTAAACAGGAGCTTGTTTACTGACTTCTCTACATGGCACTCTGCAGAATGCCCTATTAGCACTTCAGTTTTCGAAAACCTTGAAAAGAAATTCGGTGAGCAGAAATTTTGGAAACGTTCCGAAAGGCGGCTTCTTTTCGACCGAATTAATGCAGGACTATCAAAGATTATGCAGCCATGTTCAGCATATGTCCCAACATGGGAAAAGCCAGTGGCGAGAAGGTTGAGTGCGGAACTAAGCGACAACATGATCGAGGAGGAGATATGGTGGATGCTTGTTGCTCAGGAGAAGAAAGCAATTAAGGATTCAGCAGATAATGATATGCTTGGAGGTGAAATTAGTTGGATAGAGTTAGGTGAAAATATTGAAGATATTGTTAGAGAGATAGTTAAGTTGTTAATAGAGGATCTTGCACAAGAGATGGTAGATAGCttggaaaatttttga